A window from Primulina eburnea isolate SZY01 chromosome 2, ASM2296580v1, whole genome shotgun sequence encodes these proteins:
- the LOC140823617 gene encoding F-box protein 7-like — translation MEICNTYPCVLAQGMSKILADGHYYSCLYVSRNTYIRAGIAEWKISNPIHIEICSRQLERCFVLFKMSLMVCYYRCLRFYPSGRFLYKNSSQKVKDVVK, via the exons ATGGAGATATGCAATACATATCCCTGTGTTTTGGCGCAGGGCATGTCTAAAATCTTGGCAGATGGACACTATTATTCCT GTCTTTATGTCAGTCGGAATACCTATATTCGTGCTGGAATTGCAGAGTGGAAGATTAGCAATCCAATTCATATT GAAATTTGTTCTCGACAGCTGGAGAGATGTTTTGTCCTATTTAAGATGTCATTAATG GTGTGCTATTATCGGTGCTTGAGATTCTATCCTTCTGGAAGGTTTCTCTATAAG AATTCGTCACAAAAAGTAAAAGACGTGGTGAAATGA